A section of the Malania oleifera isolate guangnan ecotype guangnan chromosome 2, ASM2987363v1, whole genome shotgun sequence genome encodes:
- the LOC131148734 gene encoding protein SYM1, which produces MDALGGCGGSHGGWWWSWRRRRPRPFRSQQRQSKASGSVEAAGNDGHRFPFKQALTAGSLALTGDTIAQLRERWMRRNSSPKIDSLSHSDDSVNKDVMSTLLSNHDWLRALRMASYGFLFYGPGSYVWYQYLDRSLPAQTVENLLLKVLLNQIVLGPSVIAVVFAWNNLWQGKLSQLPNKYQKDALPTLLYGFRFWIPVSALNFWVVPLQARVAFMSMGSIFWNFFLSSTMSK; this is translated from the exons ATGGATGCATTGGGTGGTTGCGGCGGCAGCCACGGCGGGTGGTGGTGGAGCTGGCGCCGGAGAAGGCCCCGCCCATTTCGTTCGCAGCAAAGACAATCCAAAGCCTCCGGGTCTGTAGAGGCTGCCGGAAACGATGGTCACCGGTTCCCCTTCAAGCAAGCGCTGACGGCGGGCTCTCTCGCTCTCACTGGAGACACCATCGCTCAGCTGAGAGAGCGGTGGATGAGAAGAAACAGTTCTCCCAAAATTGATTCTCTTTCTCATTCTGACGATTCCGTTAATAAG GATGTCATGAGCACCCTTCTTTCAAACCATGATTGGCTTCGAGCACTCCGGATGGCTTCCTATGGGTTTCTTTTCTATGGCCCTGGTTCTTATGTGTGGTACCAGTACCTTGATCGATCTTTGCCAGCACAAACAGTGGAGAACCTATTGCTGAAG GTACTGTTAAATCAAATTGTTCTTGGTCCTTCTGTGATTGCTGTTGTATTTGCATGGAACAATTTGTGGCAAGGGAAACTTTCACAGCTTCCAAATAAGTACCAGAAAGATGCCCTTCCCACACTTCTTTATG GATTTAGGTTCTGGATTCCTGTCAGTGCATTGAATTTTTG GGTGGTTCCTCTTCAAGCTCGTGTAGCTTTTATGTCCATGGGTTCTATATTCTGGAATTTCTTCTTATCTTCAACCATGAGCAAGTAG